The following nucleotide sequence is from Centropristis striata isolate RG_2023a ecotype Rhode Island chromosome 7, C.striata_1.0, whole genome shotgun sequence.
ttaaatttgcCAGACAACATGACAGCATGAATGGACATCTGTAGTATGTCTCCCTGAGAGAGAGGACATCAATAAATGCTTTGTATTCTTGGGAAATAGTGACATTCGGCAGCAAATGTACAAGGGAAAGTACAAAACTAGTATGGCAGTTCCAAGTTTAACAACCCATGTCCATTTCTTCCTTTCAGGAGTGTAAAATCATGCCCACAGTCCGAGGCTCACCTCATCGTCCGCCTTGATGGTTCTGAGTTGCATCATCAGCTGAAAACGCAGCAAGTTGTTTGTGCCGATGGGCTGCAGCTCCaacagtttacacagagccacCAGCTGGGGTCGCTCCAGGTGCTCCAGCGTCAGCTCGTCCTCAAACAGCTTCGAAAACCGGACAATGTCCTTTGTGGTGGGCTGCTCGCCTGTGCCCCGAACCTGACGAGGACACACATGTTCACTAAAGCAAAAACTACATAGAAGCTCTGCTCCATTACCTTGTTTTCCTCTACAGTGCTGATTATTTTGGTTATGAAAGATCCTCTGTGTCAGATTCCCTTGTAGGGGTGCAActaccatttattttttatttttgattaatcTGCTAATTATCTTctcaaatagtaaaaaaaaagtcaattaatatgatataaaacagaaaagcagTAAATCTCTACATAAAAGAGGCTTCACATTTAGTCAAACCTTATAACAGTGCAGaattaaaaaacactgacatatCTTATCAGCTGTAATAAATGTATGCATAGGCTGCCATCACCACACAAAATGTGAAGTGTCATCTTTGTTGTAATCTACCTGCTGAACGTATGTTGAGAATCGCTGCGTCTCGTCTTCTGTCTGAGCTTTTGCTTTATTCCTTCGAGCCATCTCAGCGATGGTCTCTTGGAGGAACTTGGCCAGTTCCAGCTTCGCTGCCAGACCTTtcttctgcttctcctcctgcaTGGAGAAGGAGGGACGGGGACGCAGGTTAGTTTCAGGAATATACTTTAAATGCAGCTGCAGTTTGATGGTGACTGCTGAACACTGTGTTGATTACATTGCAAGTTCTCTACAGTGTTTTGAAACTTTTTATTGTGGTAGTTGGATCTTTTAAAAGTTTGACTTGGTAGTCAAGTACAAAAAGCTGACATTACAAAAAGTTTGAGACAGATGTACATAAcgaaactataaaaacagaagTGTAATTCaatatgttgtttgttgtctgtcaagcctttcttttgttttcttcattatgTTTTCCACATTATTGATTATAACTACATTCAAAAGCACAATGTTTTGCTGCCCATGTTAaccttttaattttatcttgcACTAAAAGAGATATGTTtcatattaataaaaatgcaaaacatagAAACCTGAAGGGCTGGTGCCCTGACTCAGATTTTCACCATTCAAAAACAGAATTATCCATCTGTAACTGTAACCTGAATGAAATAGGACCACATACAATACATTATTTGAATGGGCTCTTTGCAAAGTATTACACAAACAATAATATTGTACTATTTTGATGATAGCTTGGAATATCAtacactacattttatttacattttattttatcatccaTCAACCCCATTTTTGACACTGTGCTGTAAACCTACCACTacatgctgtttttaatgtgcagcCACATTTTCAGAGGCTGGACACATCGGTACTGTCCAGGAGCACGAGAACATTTCTGTGAATCATTGAAGCGTGCTCCAGAACAACCAGAGAACATCAGAGCTGACAGGTTGACCAGACCAAGTACAGAAATCTGCTGCATTTCGTTTCCAGGATATCAGAAATTTACAAAAGGAATGTGTCGTTTTATTCAAGAACAATAGACATATCCATgagggctttttaaaaaaagttacagtacGCATTTTTCAGGTTTGGAGAGCATGTGCATTTCGTGCTGCGGCTCCCAAAGTAAACAAAGATTAGATTAAGTCTGCTGCCTGCCTGGCCTTAGGTTCTTTGTACAGCAGACATATCTGAGGGGTTATATAATTACAATGAACCTGTGACAGGGTCATTCAGGcggcagggtgtgtgtgtctgtgtgtacatgAACACATGCCTTTTTGGTCTCTGTCTCAAAGGTGGAGGGCAACATCTCTGGGAAAAGTTTGAGGAAGACAGGAAGAAGGAACTCCATGAAAGGAACGATGATGAACACAGTGAAGGGCACCAGACGGAAGAGGTCAGCGCAGGTCCTCATCAGctggaaacacaaagaaaaaccatGTTAATGTGAAACATATATGGTAACATGAGACAGTATTCATGCAGCGGTGCAGTCCTCTTTGgaggtgtgtttgcatgtgagaTCCATTACATGTGCACTGAGGCTTTGCCAGTCCTCTTCTAAAATAGCCTGAATATAGTTTTACCATGGCATGTGCACAACTTAGGTCACCGAGGGTGCATATATTGTGTGCACCAATGAGTCAGTGAGATGTACAGtaacaaaatgttctttttcaaTCATCTACCAGTGTCTTCTCGCCATCTAGCTTATCTTAAATGTGCATAGATAGGTTCAGGAAAGGAGCTCATATAAGAAGGGAGAACCTCTCAGCAGAGTCAAACTAGAgagtattaacatgatttttttttttttaacatgcttaAGTTTTCTGAACAAAACCAAGACCAGCTCAGCTGACCACATCATGTGATATACTGTTTCATAATCTGGACAGAAGTACATGTAACTGACTGACTGCACATGTCAGTCATTAAGACGACTTAATGACAATTATGGACATTTTAACTGCTCAGCATTGGGAGCAAGGAAACCCGCACAGCTTTATAGAAACAGCCATTACATGGTTAATAGATGATCACAGATATAATCAGTATGAGTGTGTAGGTCGACAAATAAGGGACAAGAAACAGCAAAGAGATCTTTTACTATTAAAAAGTGTACCCATCAAAGAGCATTGGCAAGTTTTTAACTCCCGGTCAGTACACATCTTGCTATTGTTGGAAAAGAAGAGAGCCTTCTCTGTAGTGTGCAGCTGTATTACGTAGGAAATAATCATTCAaagtataagaaaaataaaatgagagtCGACAGACAGTATTTAAGGGTTCAGATTCGGTTCAGCAGCAAAACAAAGTGACAGAGGCTTCAGCTGCAACTGACAATTACTTTCATTATTGacaaatttgtattattttcttgatgaattGCTTTGCCTATGAATCATCTATGAAATGTAAAAACGAGGGAAAGTACCAATTGGTCCAAAAAGAAACGTTGCTTTTGACTATCacataagacaaagaaaagcgGCAAATCTGAAGCTAGTGTCGGTCATAAAACTGATTGATTGCTTTGAGCTCCAATCCTGACAGTTACATGAAGTGATGGTAAAATACCATcaacagtgaaaaaaatgtaatgtcatGTATTAGTGTTGCATAAAGCTCAGTTTAGAACTGAACTCTGAATATCACAAATCATAtcataaatactttttgtttgtATAAAACGACACTATAAACAAGTCCTTGATAAAACACAGACCAAAACTAGAACTGAATGTCTCTCAGAGCAGGATTTAAGGTCACAGACTAAACATATTTAAGGATTATGAATGAGTTTAAATTCTGTCTTTCAAGCACTGTGACTTATAATACACTATTAAAACTCTGTGAATGTTAATTACAGGACTGTCTGTCTCACCACACAACTGCTGTTACATTTTGTACGACTTCGGGAACACACTGTACAGTCACATTCCTTATTGACAAGCAAAGGTGTAACACATTCAAAAGAACCCTAAAGCCATAAAATATATGTCTCACTGACTTCCTGATAACAACCCCAGAAAATGCTTTACAGAGCAACCAGAATGACCACTTTCAGAGCATTTTAGTTCAGACAGAAAAGAACCCAGacgactgaaaaaaaaagcaaagatttCAAATGAAATTGGGAGCGATGACCGTGTGGGAAGATGGTCTGTTGATGTTTGGTAGAAATCTAAATTATAATGTCTCATTAAAAACCACAGTATGTAGCCCAAAGCTCTCCATGTGCACACACAATTACTTCCAGGTACCTCACCTGAAGCTTTGATGGTTTGCCTAACAGGGAAAGGTTTTGATTTATGTGAGATTGTAGATAAGGTCCActtcatattttactgtatattaaatgattatttaaaaGCTACTCAAGGAAAATATCCAGTTACACAAGCTTCTCCGAATATTTTGTTTATGGAAGACTTAAGTGCATATGTTTGGTGGGGTGCTTGGGGGTAGACTTACAACTTTTAACTTTATAAcatgtgttatttactttaaaatacacaatttcacattattttggaCCCTTATTATTACCACATCCGTGTACAAAAATTTGGAATAATTCCCTGAAGTCCATTTTGTGCTCAGTATATGATGATTTAAGACCTACTTGGTTTAGTCTTTTGGTTAGATGTTTATATCAAACTTCAGGTTTGTTTGAGGAAAGGAGTGAAGTAATGTTGTAAATGCAGGAGAGGGCATATGCATGTAAAGACCCACGGGAAATATGTTTTAGTAAATAAAGGCTGAAATAAATGTCTTTCTTggctattatttttaataatctcTTATTGAAATTAGGAACATATTCTActgtcttaaaacaagaaatatcCTGTATGGTAACATGATATATGTGGAGTTGTGAGAAACTGAGTTTGAATGTCTGACAAGCGCACAGTTAAATGTCTGGCCTCAACTGTGACTTTCTTTTCTGACACCGTCCCATACAACAGTATTTTTGGTGTCTTCTAAGCCCATGATGGCTGGGAACTTCTATGTGCATGACAATAACTTACTGATGGTCTAGATCCCTATGCTTGACATTGTGGGGCTTTATAGTTTTGTATAAATGAATACTGCTACATTAGAGAGAAAATTATACCAAATTAAAATGTACGGCGAGCCTCTCTTACCCTTCTCCTCTCCCGGCGTGTGAGCAGTTGTCCATGCAGCAGCCTCCACACCATCCTGCCTGCAATCTTGATATCAATCCCAAGTAACCGGAAGCCATTGTAGTAATGCTTCAACTCATCCACAATCCTCAGATACAGAGCCTTTTTCACGACTGCCCTCTCCACTGGAGGAATGGCGGCCGTTGTAGTGGCGGTGGGCGTCGGAGTGGGAGTTGACGGAGGTTGGGCCTGAGGTGCAGCAGCTACAGAGTCCTTTTTAGCTCCTGGAGAAGCATCCTGGGAGGCGGCTGGTGAAGATTTAGAGTCCTCCTGCTTTACGTCTTGAAGCCAAACACCTGAGCAGTGTAGGGAGCGGGCAAGCAGGGCGGAGTTGTTGCCATGGCCGAGAGCGTGGCCTCGGTAACAGTGTGGGGAGCCATAGCGAGAGTGCCTGAGTGTCAGTAAGGACGAGAGCTGGCGAGGAGGGTCTATGTGGAGATAGGCTTTAGAAGTCAGAGAGGAGCAGCTGTGCCTCTTGGATAACAAATATGATCCCCTattgacaaacaaaaagaaaaactggtTAGTTATACATAATGCATAAGGAGGTCCTAAGGAATAAGTTAAGTATATGAAAGTGCTCAAACTTACATTTGATGATCTGATTACTTTATAAACAACACacaattacaattttaaaatacagttatGCACTGGTCGGCCAATTAATTGGTGATtggttggtaaaaaaaaatattaatatgcaCATTAGTTGCACCCCGATCGATTCTATTAGCTTGCAGGCATTTCTAAAAATTTACGAAACTTTCTTAACTATGATTGttctaataataaatagaatgACAGTAAAATTATTTACTGACTGGTCTACTCCACCAAATGCTGTTAAGTCCAGTAAGTATGTAAAAGCCATCATGATAGAGCAgcaactaaaatgtatttttattgtcagttaatctgtttatttggtttcattaatcatttggtctaaaaaatgtctaaatacagttaaaaatgcattttttcctcTACACCGATTAAAGACATCctgtgtagtttttttgtaaacaatGAAAAGATATGTATACATTCAATGTGGTCTACCAAAATTAATGCACTTCCatcctgaaaaacaaacattaagatAGCAGTTTGTTAGTGTTTTAAGTCCTGCATCATTTACATCCATGTTTACTAGCTTGCAGTCTTATTCTTCTTCCCTGTCTTTGCTGGCACATTGCTACATTTTACTACCACTTGTAGATACATGCATTAGTGTGAAATGTGTCCCTGTGCACAAACAGGGAGCCCAATTATTGGAGGGAAATAAGGTACTGGGATAGTAAAAAGTTTCTGTAAACTGAAAAATGTACCAAATgatatatgaataataaatagaaatggCATTAAGCAATGGGTTAAAGGGAAAATAACTGATACACTTTCCTGTCAATTCAATACTGTGTGCAATGGTGGTCTTATTAATCCAGTAAtattaaaagcacagctaatttAGCATACATGGCATGGTACAGTCTCCGACAGTTGACAAATTGGTATACATATTTACTAGTGTATATATTGTCAAGTGGCCCAACCATTATCTACACTGTGGTCATGAGAATTTAGGTTAGTAAGAGTGAGGACAAAGCTGCCCTACCAGCTGACCTATCTGCTCTTGCACCATCAGTAGAAACCACAGTGGTTGTGTTTACCTCTTGTGTGTCATGTATGAGGCACACTAAATAGGTTCCACAGCAGCAGACACTGTAAACAGAGACAGCTCCTGcttctttgtttctctttaaacAC
It contains:
- the letm2 gene encoding LETM1 domain-containing protein LETM2, mitochondrial, whose product is MAVFSHQVLLAVTRSRGSYLLSKRHSCSSLTSKAYLHIDPPRQLSSLLTLRHSRYGSPHCYRGHALGHGNNSALLARSLHCSGVWLQDVKQEDSKSSPAASQDASPGAKKDSVAAAPQAQPPSTPTPTPTATTTAAIPPVERAVVKKALYLRIVDELKHYYNGFRLLGIDIKIAGRMVWRLLHGQLLTRRERRRLMRTCADLFRLVPFTVFIIVPFMEFLLPVFLKLFPEMLPSTFETETKKEEKQKKGLAAKLELAKFLQETIAEMARRNKAKAQTEDETQRFSTYVQQVRGTGEQPTTKDIVRFSKLFEDELTLEHLERPQLVALCKLLELQPIGTNNLLRFQLMMQLRTIKADDEMISAEGVAAMSVSELQAACRSRGMRSLGLTTDQLHQQLQQWLDLHLKENVPPSLLLLSRAMYLTDLKPKPPVIPPVPKLEKTPPPVENTGSNTTSVPTDMLADPALIIKERPVEEIRDKAPLVSDKPLTPAEVLQAKAATEVSQKSKMSANGV